TTGGAAATACAGCATTTATGACTGGGATAGTTGTAAACGAAGTGGAGCTTGAAAAGAAAAACCTGCCAATTCCAAAAACGTATGAAGATTTAACGAAACCTGAGTACAAAGGGTTAATCGTTATGCCTCACCCTGCATCATCAGGCACAGGATACTTAACGGTAAATGCATGGCTGCAGATGATGGGCGAAGACAAAGGCTATGAATACATGGAAAAACTGCATGAAAACATCGGTACCTACACACATTCCGGGTCAAAGCCTGCTAAGCTATCTGCAGCTGGCGAATATCCAATTGGAATTTCATTAGTATACAGTGGTGTCACACAAAAACAAGATGGTGCCCCTGTAGATGTCATCCTCCCTGAAGAAGGCTTGGGCTGGGATGTTGAAGCGAATGGACTTATTGCTAAAAATGAGATGAAAAATGAAAAAGCTGCAAAAGCTTTCTTAGATTGGGCGATTACAGATGATGTGATGAAGAAATATTACGATGCAAATGGATTTTCAACAATGGAAAACAAGTTTGAAAAAGCAGAGGCATTTCCTGAAGGTGTACAAGATAAAATGTACAAAAAAAATGATCTGAATTGGGCTGCAGAAAACCGCGACATGATTCTTAAGAAGTGGGAAGCTGAATTTGGGGAAAAAGCAGAACCAAAAGAGTAAGAAAATGAGGCTGGGCGAGGACTTAGTTTCTCGCCAAATCCATTAGAAAGGCTGGTATAAAGATGCCGAATTCCTATCTGAAGGTCGAAGGAGTAAGTAAAAACTTCAATCAGTTTACAGCTCTTAACAATGTATCTTTTGACATTCGTAAAAATGAATTTGTTTGTCTGCTCGGACCGAGCGGATGCGGAAAAACAACCCTGCTGCGCATCATTGCAGGACTTGAGGAACCAAATGCAGGATGTGTTTATGTGAATGGCAAAGATATTACAGGTTTG
The window above is part of the Metabacillus dongyingensis genome. Proteins encoded here:
- a CDS encoding putative 2-aminoethylphosphonate ABC transporter substrate-binding protein, which codes for MKNHILKLFVLLMSFTLLAACGSNATNGEANKEIEGELTVYTAIEEELIPEYLKSFEEKYPNINLNIVRDSTGIITAKLLAEGKDTEADVVWGLAASSLLALDGKEMLEGYTPKDSDKILPEYKDANQPEKWVGNTAFMTGIVVNEVELEKKNLPIPKTYEDLTKPEYKGLIVMPHPASSGTGYLTVNAWLQMMGEDKGYEYMEKLHENIGTYTHSGSKPAKLSAAGEYPIGISLVYSGVTQKQDGAPVDVILPEEGLGWDVEANGLIAKNEMKNEKAAKAFLDWAITDDVMKKYYDANGFSTMENKFEKAEAFPEGVQDKMYKKNDLNWAAENRDMILKKWEAEFGEKAEPKE